A stretch of Streptococcus sp. oral taxon 061 DNA encodes these proteins:
- the cbpF gene encoding choline-binding protein CbpF, whose protein sequence is MKFLKKMMQVGLTVFFFGLLATSTVFADDADSEGWQFVQENGRTYYKKGELKETYWRVIDGKYYYFDPLSGEMVVGWQYIPAPHEGVTIGSSIRQDVAFRPDWFYFGQDGVLQEFVGKQVLEAKTATNINKHHGEQYDSPAEKRVYYFEDQRSYHTLKTGWVHDKGHWYYLQEDGGFDSRINRLTVGELARGWINDDSTWYYLDPTTATMQTGWQYLGNKWYYLRSSGAMATGWYQEGSTWYYLDAQNGDMKTGWIYVDNTWYYLRSSGAMVTGWFQVNGKWYYAYNSGALAVNTTVGGYYLNYNGEWVQ, encoded by the coding sequence ATGAAATTTTTGAAAAAAATGATGCAAGTCGGTCTAACAGTATTCTTTTTTGGTCTGTTAGCAACAAGTACGGTATTTGCGGACGATGCTGATTCAGAAGGCTGGCAATTTGTCCAAGAAAATGGTAGAACTTACTACAAGAAGGGGGAACTCAAAGAAACCTACTGGCGAGTGATTGATGGTAAGTACTATTATTTTGATCCTTTATCTGGAGAGATGGTTGTCGGCTGGCAATATATACCTGCTCCACACGAAGGGGTTACGATTGGTTCTTCTATAAGGCAAGATGTTGCTTTTAGACCAGATTGGTTTTACTTTGGTCAAGATGGGGTACTACAAGAATTTGTTGGTAAGCAAGTTTTAGAAGCAAAAACTGCTACAAATATCAACAAACATCATGGGGAACAATATGATAGTCCAGCAGAGAAACGAGTCTACTATTTTGAAGACCAAAGAAGTTATCACACCTTAAAAACCGGTTGGGTTCATGATAAGGGGCATTGGTATTATTTACAGGAGGATGGTGGCTTTGATTCTCGCATCAACAGATTGACTGTTGGAGAGCTCGCACGTGGCTGGATAAACGATGATTCAACTTGGTACTATCTAGATCCAACAACTGCTACAATGCAAACGGGTTGGCAATATCTTGGTAACAAGTGGTACTATCTCCGTTCATCAGGTGCTATGGCGACCGGCTGGTATCAAGAAGGTTCAACCTGGTATTATCTAGATGCTCAAAACGGTGATATGAAAACTGGCTGGATTTATGTCGATAATACTTGGTATTACCTCCGTTCGTCAGGAGCTATGGTAACCGGTTGGTTCCAAGTCAATGGGAAATGGTACTACGCCTATAATTCTGGTGCCTTGGCTGTAAATACCACAGTAGGTGGCTACTACCTCAACTATAATGGCGAGTGGGTCCAGTAA
- the mvaD gene encoding diphosphomevalonate decarboxylase yields MDRKPVTVRSYANIAIIKYWGKKKEKEMVPATSSISLTLENMYTETTLSPLPADARADEFYINGQLQNEAEHKKMSKIIDRYRPEGAGFVRIDTKNNMPTAAGLSSSSSGLSALVKACNAYFQLGLDRKELALEAKFASGSSSRSFYGPIAAWDKDSGEIYPVETDLKLAMIMLVLEDQKKPISSRDGMKLCVETSTTFEDWVRQSEQDYNDMLVYLKGNDFEKVGALTEKNALAMHATTKTANPPFSYLTDASYEAMDFVRQLREQGESCYFTMDAGPNVKVLCLEKDLEHLSELLGQRYRLIVSKTKDLSQDDDC; encoded by the coding sequence ATGGATCGAAAGCCTGTAACAGTACGTTCCTATGCCAATATTGCTATTATTAAATATTGGGGTAAGAAAAAAGAAAAAGAGATGGTTCCCGCGACTAGCAGTATCTCTCTGACTTTAGAAAATATGTATACGGAGACGACACTTTCACCTTTGCCAGCAGATGCTAGGGCAGATGAATTTTACATCAATGGTCAGTTGCAAAATGAAGCTGAACATAAAAAGATGAGTAAAATCATTGACCGCTACCGTCCTGAAGGAGCAGGTTTTGTTCGTATCGATACCAAGAACAATATGCCAACAGCAGCAGGCCTTTCTTCAAGTTCCAGTGGTTTGTCTGCTCTAGTCAAAGCTTGCAATGCCTACTTCCAATTAGGACTAGATCGTAAAGAGTTGGCCTTGGAAGCTAAGTTTGCATCGGGTTCTTCATCTCGTAGTTTTTATGGCCCCATAGCAGCTTGGGATAAGGATAGTGGAGAGATTTATCCAGTTGAAACTGACTTGAAACTAGCTATGATTATGTTGGTCTTGGAAGACCAGAAAAAACCAATCTCTAGTCGGGATGGTATGAAACTCTGTGTAGAAACTTCGACTACTTTTGAGGACTGGGTCCGTCAGTCTGAACAAGACTACAATGATATGCTGGTCTATCTCAAGGGAAATGACTTTGAGAAGGTTGGAGCTTTAACAGAAAAGAACGCTCTTGCAATGCATGCGACGACAAAAACTGCAAATCCGCCGTTCTCTTATCTGACAGATGCAAGTTATGAGGCTATGGATTTCGTTCGTCAGCTTAGAGAACAAGGAGAATCTTGTTACTTCACCATGGATGCGGGGCCTAATGTAAAGGTTCTTTGTTTAGAAAAAGACTTGGAACATCTATCAGAACTTTTAGGTCAACGCTATCGCTTAATCGTTTCAAAGACAAAGGATTTGAGCCAAGATGACGATTGTTAA
- the mvk gene encoding mevalonate kinase, which produces MTKEVGVGQAHSKIILIGEHAVVYGYPAISLPLLEVEVTCRVVPATTPWRLFEEDTLSMAVYASLEYLNIKDACIRCQIDSAIPEKRGMGSSAAISIAAIRAVFDYYQAELPYDVLEILVNRAEMIAHMNPSGLDAKTCLSDQPIRFIKNVGFEELAMDLSAYLIIADTGVYGHTREAIQVVESKGKEALPFLHALGELTQEAEKAIQTKDAVKLGEILTKAHGNLKEIGVSSPEADALVETALEHGALGAKMSGGGLGGCIIALVANVSQAQELAERLEEKGAVQTWIESL; this is translated from the coding sequence ATGACAAAAGAAGTTGGTGTCGGTCAGGCACATAGTAAAATTATTTTAATCGGAGAGCATGCAGTGGTTTATGGCTACCCAGCCATTTCTTTACCTCTTTTAGAGGTAGAGGTGACTTGTCGGGTGGTTCCAGCAACCACACCATGGCGTCTGTTTGAAGAGGACACCTTGTCTATGGCTGTTTATGCTTCTCTCGAGTATCTAAATATCAAAGATGCTTGCATCCGTTGTCAAATTGACTCGGCTATTCCAGAAAAACGGGGGATGGGTTCTTCAGCAGCCATTAGTATTGCAGCCATTCGTGCAGTATTTGATTATTACCAAGCAGAACTTCCGTATGATGTTTTAGAAATTCTGGTCAATCGGGCGGAGATGATTGCCCATATGAATCCTAGTGGTTTAGATGCTAAGACTTGCCTAAGTGACCAGCCTATTCGTTTTATCAAGAATGTTGGTTTTGAAGAATTAGCCATGGATTTGTCAGCTTATCTGATCATTGCAGATACTGGAGTTTATGGACATACTCGTGAAGCTATCCAAGTCGTAGAGAGCAAAGGTAAGGAAGCTCTGCCTTTCTTGCATGCATTAGGAGAATTAACCCAAGAGGCAGAAAAAGCTATTCAAACAAAAGATGCCGTGAAGCTGGGAGAAATTCTAACCAAAGCTCATGGAAATCTAAAAGAAATCGGAGTTAGTAGCCCTGAGGCAGATGCCTTGGTTGAAACTGCCCTTGAACATGGAGCTCTAGGAGCCAAGATGAGTGGTGGTGGTCTAGGCGGTTGCATCATTGCCTTGGTTGCTAATGTCAGTCAAGCACAAGAACTCGCAGAAAGATTAGAAGAGAAAGGAGCTGTTCAGACATGGATCGAAAGCCTGTAA
- a CDS encoding response regulator transcription factor, translating into MGKRILLLEKERNLAHFLSLELQKEQYRVDQVEEGQKALSMALQTDYDLILLNAHLGDMTAQDFAEQLSRTKPASVIMVLDHREELQDQVETIQRFAVSYIYKPVIIDDLVARIAAIFRGRDFIDQHCNQMKVPTSYRNLRMDVEHHTVYRGEEMIALTRREYDLLATLMGSKKVLTREQLLESVWKYESATETNIVDVYIRYLRSKLDVKGQKSYIKTVRGVGYTMQE; encoded by the coding sequence ATGGGGAAACGGATTTTATTACTTGAGAAAGAAAGAAATCTAGCTCATTTTTTAAGTCTGGAACTCCAAAAAGAGCAATACCGAGTTGATCAGGTAGAAGAGGGACAAAAAGCCCTCTCCATGGCTCTTCAGACAGACTATGACTTGATTTTACTGAATGCTCATCTAGGGGATATGACAGCCCAGGATTTTGCAGAACAGTTGAGTCGGACTAAGCCAGCTTCGGTTATCATGGTCTTGGACCATCGAGAAGAATTGCAAGACCAAGTTGAAACAATCCAACGTTTTGCTGTTTCATATATCTACAAGCCAGTCATTATCGATGATCTAGTGGCTCGTATTGCAGCAATTTTCCGAGGTCGGGACTTTATCGACCAACACTGTAATCAGATGAAGGTTCCAACATCCTATCGCAATCTGCGTATGGATGTAGAACATCATACCGTCTATCGTGGCGAGGAGATGATTGCTCTGACACGTCGTGAATATGACCTCTTAGCTACTCTTATGGGAAGTAAGAAGGTTTTAACTCGTGAGCAGTTGCTGGAAAGTGTTTGGAAGTATGAGAGTGCGACCGAAACCAATATCGTCGATGTTTATATCCGTTATCTACGTAGCAAACTTGACGTAAAAGGTCAAAAGAGCTATATCAAAACTGTGCGTGGTGTTGGTTACACCATGCAAGAATAG